One genomic segment of Helicobacter enhydrae includes these proteins:
- a CDS encoding WCX domain-containing protein → MQEKYQRLGRILERLCAGEKLKIGALAKEYKVSTKTIQRDLKERLGFCKLTKEGHTFYLASTMKNYGKDYFIVGMLKEMIGEIGGSFAAQAMPFFELIGVCDGGSSLTKEVAENLVLCFKARQKGVGLDFYYQQEAYRGVRVQNIVIANARLVLEAVLDQQVRHLDIAKLTKIKLSQRICGEALGECRAKELLSLFVYPQTSEAFKQSILAQEARWLEDKDGSLVVEKEVENLDDWVAEVMYWIPNVVVLEPQRLKDQIVEALKLYSERNQ, encoded by the coding sequence ATGCAAGAGAAATATCAGCGATTGGGAAGGATTTTGGAGCGTTTGTGTGCTGGAGAAAAGCTCAAGATCGGCGCGCTTGCCAAAGAATACAAAGTCAGCACAAAAACAATCCAAAGAGATTTGAAAGAGAGGCTTGGATTTTGCAAGCTGACAAAAGAGGGGCATACTTTTTATCTTGCCTCTACGATGAAAAACTACGGCAAAGACTACTTCATCGTGGGAATGCTCAAAGAGATGATTGGTGAGATTGGTGGTAGTTTCGCTGCACAGGCGATGCCTTTTTTTGAGCTGATTGGCGTGTGTGATGGTGGATCGAGTCTAACAAAAGAGGTGGCAGAAAATCTTGTACTTTGTTTCAAAGCTAGGCAGAAAGGGGTTGGACTAGATTTCTATTATCAGCAAGAGGCATATCGCGGGGTGCGTGTTCAAAACATTGTGATTGCCAATGCTAGATTGGTGCTGGAGGCTGTTTTGGATCAGCAAGTGCGTCATTTGGATATAGCCAAACTCACAAAAATCAAGCTCAGTCAGAGAATCTGTGGGGAGGCATTGGGAGAATGTCGTGCCAAAGAGTTGTTGTCTTTGTTTGTTTATCCGCAAACTTCAGAAGCTTTTAAGCAAAGCATTTTGGCACAAGAAGCACGATGGCTTGAGGACAAAGATGGGAGTTTGGTGGTAGAAAAGGAGGTGGAGAACCTTGATGATTGGGTTGCAGAGGTGATGTATTGGATTCCAAATGTCGTGGTGCTAGAGCCACAAAGGCTAAAAGATCAAATCGTGGAAGCTCTGAAGCTGTATTCAGAGAGAAATCAATAA
- a CDS encoding DUF354 domain-containing protein produces MIWLDITDPKYVLFFKEMIPYLEGFDEVLITTRASDGYSECQRLLDLFGLHYYQVGGYGGADKLGKLQARLERQNGFLQLFERLQIRPSLFVCGASVEGVQTAYGLGIPVINFADTPIAGSAFELSKITILSRLTLPLSELVFHPFVVPKECYCALGLEAKRVLAYPFIDVVLWLKGMQAGEDFRTKMNLNPHKPTILVREEEYQAHYVKQKLPIIYESVRLLSRSLDVQIVIMPRYGSQELQKEFCGISNVHILEEKLEPNCFYPYIDLLIGGGGTMNLESCYLGIPTISTRSLFLFHDMYLIQNGLMWHAKTADEVLEYAKSSLKHWTPNQNRLDFQNQIFEKESAGFDGIVDTLYQRGYLG; encoded by the coding sequence ATGATTTGGCTTGATATTACAGACCCTAAGTATGTGTTGTTTTTCAAAGAGATGATTCCATACCTTGAGGGCTTTGATGAGGTGCTGATCACGACGCGTGCAAGCGATGGGTATAGTGAGTGCCAAAGATTGCTAGATCTGTTTGGTTTGCATTATTATCAAGTGGGGGGGTATGGAGGTGCTGATAAACTAGGCAAACTTCAAGCAAGGCTTGAGCGTCAGAATGGGTTTTTGCAACTCTTTGAGCGTTTGCAAATCAGACCTAGCTTGTTTGTGTGTGGGGCGAGTGTGGAGGGGGTGCAAACTGCCTATGGGCTTGGGATCCCTGTGATTAATTTTGCCGATACGCCGATTGCTGGAAGTGCTTTTGAGCTATCAAAAATCACCATACTCTCAAGACTCACCCTCCCACTATCAGAGCTAGTTTTCCACCCATTTGTAGTTCCAAAAGAGTGCTATTGTGCTTTGGGGCTTGAGGCTAAGAGGGTGTTGGCGTATCCGTTTATCGATGTGGTGCTTTGGCTCAAGGGGATGCAGGCAGGAGAGGATTTCAGGACAAAAATGAATCTCAATCCACACAAGCCTACAATTTTGGTGCGTGAGGAGGAATATCAGGCTCACTATGTCAAGCAAAAGCTTCCTATCATTTATGAGAGCGTGAGGCTTCTCTCTCGCAGTCTTGATGTGCAAATCGTGATAATGCCTAGATATGGCTCACAAGAACTACAAAAAGAGTTTTGCGGAATCAGCAATGTCCATATTTTGGAGGAAAAATTGGAGCCAAATTGCTTTTATCCTTATATTGATTTGTTGATTGGGGGTGGAGGCACGATGAATCTAGAGAGCTGTTATTTGGGGATACCGACAATCTCTACGAGATCTTTGTTTTTGTTCCACGATATGTATTTGATCCAAAATGGTTTGATGTGGCACGCAAAAACAGCCGATGAAGTGTTGGAATATGCCAAAAGCAGCCTCAAACATTGGACGCCAAATCAAAATAGACTGGATTTTCAAAATCAGATTTTTGAGAAAGAGAGTGCGGGGTTTGATGGGATTGTCGATACCCTCTATCAAAGAGGATATCTAGGATAA
- a CDS encoding DMT family transporter encodes MKQQNTLGILAMLLATLFFALMNALVKKLGADISVAQSVFFRSVLVYVFILPLFAFKPLQKKQKGGYLPLLIRSMAGGISMVLFFYNIATIPLGIASAFAQSVPIYAVFFAYFFLKERISLGAIFATLLGFSGLLLISDPQGDIPWVNAVIGVLSGVTAAGALVSVRVCKEYFDERVIILSFSGATLVLSLVMLWVGSYTQIEFLVYRKIDGEVYWWILAMGFFGALGQYFMTKAYILAPAGIVAPIDYVKVVFSLWFGILLGDLVPQTRGLIGMGLVVLSGLLIALPVFIRDFKMARAGARRGDV; translated from the coding sequence ATGAAGCAACAAAACACACTAGGGATTTTGGCGATGTTGCTAGCGACTTTGTTTTTTGCACTGATGAATGCACTGGTCAAGAAACTAGGTGCAGATATTTCTGTGGCACAATCTGTGTTTTTTCGCTCTGTGCTTGTGTATGTTTTCATCCTGCCACTCTTTGCTTTCAAGCCATTGCAAAAAAAGCAAAAGGGGGGCTATTTGCCATTGCTGATACGCTCGATGGCTGGGGGCATTTCGATGGTTTTGTTTTTTTATAACATTGCGACGATTCCTCTAGGGATTGCCTCTGCTTTTGCACAGAGTGTGCCAATCTATGCTGTGTTTTTTGCGTATTTCTTTTTGAAAGAACGCATTTCACTTGGTGCGATTTTTGCCACATTGCTAGGGTTTTCAGGGCTTTTGCTCATCAGTGATCCTCAAGGGGACATTCCTTGGGTGAATGCTGTGATTGGAGTTTTGAGCGGTGTCACTGCCGCTGGGGCTTTGGTGAGCGTGAGGGTGTGCAAGGAGTATTTTGATGAGAGGGTGATCATTTTGAGTTTTTCTGGGGCGACTTTGGTGCTAAGCCTTGTGATGTTGTGGGTGGGGAGCTACACACAGATTGAGTTTTTGGTTTATCGCAAAATTGATGGAGAGGTTTATTGGTGGATTTTGGCGATGGGGTTTTTTGGGGCATTGGGGCAGTATTTTATGACAAAAGCCTACATCCTCGCACCTGCGGGTATCGTGGCTCCTATCGATTATGTCAAAGTGGTGTTTAGTCTGTGGTTTGGGATTTTGCTGGGGGATTTGGTGCCTCAAACGCGGGGGTTGATTGGGATGGGGCTGGTTGTTTTGTCAGGACTTTTGATCGCTCTGCCGGTTTTTATCCGTGATTTCAAAATGGCAAGAGCTGGAGCGAGGAGGGGCGATGTTTGA
- the nusA gene encoding transcription termination factor NusA, whose amino-acid sequence MEKILDIVELIAYEKGLESSVVIELIKECMINVAQETLSENANFCVQIDEKERNLKLFQKIIVCKEDEEESCNHIPLSKAKEINPDLNVGDELNYEISLEDMSRNTINILFKNLEFKLQKMIEDQLFERLKSKVGKIVSGQVVRIDDEENTYVEIGEVRGILSMRNRIKGEKFKIGDTILSLLKNIRFSKNGMLIELSRTSPQFVVQLLHLEVPEIKDGEITIHKCARIPGDRAKIALSSLNPRIDPIGSTVGTKGVRINAISRELNGENIDCVEFNENPEIFIAKALSPAMISNVKILKDTEKPQAIITLTNDQKSKAIGKNGVNIRLASMLTGYDLQINEVGMQDLLEAQNQPQAEQRKVGLDALESLFKN is encoded by the coding sequence GTGGAAAAAATTTTGGACATTGTTGAGCTTATTGCCTATGAAAAAGGTTTGGAATCTTCGGTTGTCATAGAACTCATCAAAGAATGTATGATCAATGTTGCTCAAGAAACTTTGAGTGAAAATGCAAATTTTTGCGTTCAAATTGATGAGAAAGAGCGTAATCTCAAGTTGTTTCAAAAAATCATCGTTTGCAAAGAGGATGAAGAAGAATCTTGCAATCATATCCCCCTATCCAAAGCCAAAGAAATCAATCCTGATTTGAATGTTGGCGATGAGCTCAATTATGAAATCAGTTTGGAAGATATGAGTCGCAATACGATCAATATCTTGTTTAAAAATCTAGAATTCAAACTGCAAAAAATGATTGAAGATCAGTTATTTGAACGCCTCAAAAGCAAAGTGGGCAAAATCGTGAGTGGGCAAGTTGTCCGAATCGATGATGAAGAAAATACTTATGTAGAAATTGGGGAAGTGAGAGGGATTTTGTCTATGCGTAATCGTATCAAAGGGGAGAAGTTTAAGATAGGGGATACGATTTTGAGCCTTTTGAAAAACATCCGTTTCTCAAAAAATGGAATGTTGATTGAGCTTTCACGCACATCTCCACAATTTGTCGTCCAATTATTGCACCTTGAAGTGCCAGAAATCAAAGATGGCGAAATCACGATTCACAAATGTGCGAGGATCCCGGGAGATAGAGCCAAAATCGCCCTCTCCTCTCTCAATCCAAGAATTGATCCTATCGGCTCCACGGTTGGCACAAAAGGCGTGCGGATCAATGCGATCAGTCGTGAGCTCAATGGAGAAAATATCGATTGCGTAGAGTTCAATGAAAATCCTGAAATCTTTATCGCCAAAGCCCTCTCCCCTGCGATGATTTCAAATGTTAAAATCCTCAAAGACACAGAAAAACCTCAAGCTATCATTACGCTCACCAATGATCAAAAATCAAAAGCGATTGGCAAAAATGGTGTCAATATCCGCTTAGCCTCAATGCTCACAGGCTATGATTTGCAAATCAATGAAGTCGGTATGCAGGATCTTTTGGAAGCACAAAATCAACCACAAGCAGAGCAACGCAAAGTCGGTCTTGACGCTTTGGAATCGCTTTTCAAAAATTAA
- a CDS encoding TonB-dependent receptor, translating to MKTYIGMFGLVGLLWAQQDLQTPLVDVETQQYATKAESSQSSNLKNAQMLEDHLINTTTELPLLFPSLQMYPQGSDVFPMITLRGMSGPDFYSYVLGLYVDGVPQSPNFMLQVLGDVESVRLINGAEGLFYGENAPLGLIEIKTKNPLQQNYAKASISASNLQEEVLGEIGWNLVPSQLWLKANVRYLHDNGYLKDPKTHRMLNTGDSVTTGFTLYYLPFVEMLVTAHYDYHYTLTHKDFFLSKSQIKDLSFGSGEQIGGYEEYQQGVTDKIFNLNPFNRFDAHNANVKIDYYFADSTLSSITAFQKVDTLGNTYPGIFVQDNGKDGYYYNTYQMIEELKLHHYHQYGIESIFGAYYKFFFLDNGMDNVPTGSPSEPPLYYDGTWRAMETINTAALYGDVSLPYGDWLFNLGLRYQIYHSKIDTPLPPMRPNMQPYTDSALFNALNARVNLIYRIDSNHQVFTQLSNTTKPGGFSKFPFADTDTLPYQQEQIYTFEFGYSGKFLDTALRLDSSAYGLLRTHAQAYVGEGYNKSIANIGDVYAVGMDVELSYRGEIFGGFLSSNVSYARFGKDSKNEGFLIINNTPSHYDVRGLTPRFSPLLSLSAGADWVLFAHADHQITLSSLIRFSSGYFLDDFNHEEDLRQKPFVLMNASLNYRFLRHYELNFFTENLTNTRYITSVLWDGKGRAYTSGDPISFGVRLTYDY from the coding sequence ATGAAAACCTATATAGGAATGTTTGGTTTGGTCGGATTGCTGTGGGCACAACAAGATTTGCAGACGCCCCTTGTGGATGTGGAAACGCAACAATACGCCACCAAAGCCGAATCCTCCCAAAGCTCCAATCTCAAAAACGCACAAATGCTTGAGGATCATCTCATCAATACAACGACTGAACTGCCTCTGTTGTTTCCGAGTTTGCAGATGTATCCACAAGGGAGCGATGTTTTTCCGATGATTACACTTCGAGGAATGAGCGGTCCTGATTTTTATTCTTATGTTTTGGGGCTTTATGTCGATGGGGTGCCTCAAAGCCCAAATTTTATGTTGCAAGTTTTGGGCGATGTCGAATCCGTGCGTTTGATCAATGGGGCAGAGGGGCTGTTCTATGGGGAGAATGCCCCTTTGGGATTGATTGAGATCAAAACCAAAAATCCTTTGCAACAAAACTATGCCAAAGCCTCCATTTCTGCCTCCAATCTGCAAGAGGAGGTGCTTGGAGAAATAGGATGGAATCTTGTGCCAAGTCAATTGTGGCTGAAGGCAAATGTGCGTTATTTGCACGATAATGGCTATCTCAAAGACCCCAAAACGCACCGAATGCTCAATACTGGAGATAGCGTGACTACGGGATTTACGCTCTATTATCTACCCTTTGTAGAAATGCTAGTCACTGCTCATTATGACTATCATTACACATTGACTCATAAGGATTTTTTCCTCTCCAAATCACAAATCAAGGATTTGAGCTTTGGCAGTGGTGAGCAGATAGGCGGGTATGAGGAATATCAGCAGGGAGTCACAGATAAGATTTTCAATCTCAATCCTTTCAATCGTTTTGATGCACACAATGCCAATGTCAAGATTGATTATTATTTTGCAGATTCTACTTTGAGCTCTATCACGGCATTTCAAAAAGTAGATACTTTGGGCAACACTTATCCGGGGATTTTTGTGCAAGACAATGGAAAAGACGGGTATTACTACAATACCTACCAAATGATTGAGGAGCTTAAACTCCATCATTATCATCAATATGGCATCGAAAGCATTTTTGGGGCGTATTATAAGTTTTTCTTTCTTGACAATGGGATGGACAATGTCCCGACAGGAAGTCCAAGTGAGCCGCCATTGTATTATGATGGCACTTGGAGGGCGATGGAAACGATCAACACCGCAGCACTCTATGGTGATGTGTCTTTGCCCTATGGGGATTGGTTGTTCAATCTTGGTTTGCGTTATCAAATCTACCATTCAAAGATTGATACGCCATTGCCCCCCATGCGTCCAAATATGCAACCATATACAGATAGTGCGTTGTTTAATGCTTTGAATGCAAGAGTCAATCTCATATATCGCATTGATTCAAATCATCAGGTTTTTACGCAGTTATCCAACACGACCAAACCGGGAGGGTTTAGCAAGTTTCCTTTTGCCGATACAGACACACTGCCCTATCAGCAAGAGCAGATTTATACTTTTGAGTTTGGATATAGTGGCAAATTTTTGGATACTGCATTGCGTTTGGATAGTTCGGCTTATGGATTATTGAGGACACACGCACAGGCGTATGTGGGGGAGGGTTACAACAAAAGTATCGCAAACATCGGTGATGTCTATGCGGTGGGAATGGATGTGGAGCTTTCTTATCGTGGGGAGATTTTTGGAGGGTTTTTGAGTTCTAATGTGAGCTATGCAAGATTTGGCAAAGATAGCAAAAATGAGGGGTTTTTGATCATCAACAATACCCCAAGCCATTATGATGTGCGTGGGCTCACTCCGCGTTTTTCTCCTTTGTTGAGCTTGAGTGCGGGTGCAGATTGGGTGCTTTTTGCACATGCAGATCATCAGATCACTTTGTCCTCGCTCATACGCTTTTCAAGTGGATATTTTCTTGATGACTTTAACCACGAGGAGGATTTGAGACAGAAGCCCTTTGTGCTGATGAATGCAAGTTTGAATTATCGTTTTTTGAGACATTATGAACTTAATTTTTTCACAGAGAATCTGACAAATACGCGTTACATCACAAGTGTCTTGTGGGATGGCAAGGGACGCGCTTATACAAGCGGAGATCCCATCAGCTTTGGCGTTCGATTGACTTATGATTATTGA
- a CDS encoding ferritin yields MLSQEIVRKLNEQVAKEMYAANLYLSMSSWCYANSLDGAGKFLFDHAAEESNHAKKLIVYLNETDSKVELSEIKKPECDFASLLDVFEKTYKHEQEITKSIVDLVDFTFASKDYATFNFLQWYVSEQHEEEALFRGIVDKIKLAGEGGNGLYLADQYLGSLAKA; encoded by the coding sequence ATGTTGTCACAAGAAATCGTTCGCAAGCTCAATGAGCAAGTTGCCAAAGAAATGTATGCAGCAAACCTCTATCTCAGTATGAGTTCTTGGTGCTATGCAAACAGCTTGGATGGTGCTGGGAAGTTTTTGTTTGATCACGCTGCCGAAGAGAGCAATCACGCCAAAAAACTCATCGTCTATCTCAATGAAACAGATTCAAAAGTCGAGCTTTCTGAAATCAAAAAGCCTGAGTGTGACTTTGCATCACTGCTTGATGTGTTTGAAAAAACTTACAAGCACGAGCAAGAAATCACAAAATCTATCGTAGATCTTGTGGATTTCACTTTTGCAAGCAAAGACTACGCGACTTTCAACTTTTTGCAATGGTATGTCTCAGAGCAACACGAAGAAGAAGCACTTTTCCGTGGGATCGTAGATAAAATCAAACTTGCAGGAGAGGGTGGCAATGGATTGTATCTAGCCGATCAATACCTTGGAAGCCTTGCCAAAGCATAA
- a CDS encoding D-2-hydroxyacid dehydrogenase, whose amino-acid sequence MKLVILDSLTLGNVDLECFKDFGELSVYAHTAPDEVIERCLDAQIIITCKVSFDAHTLSSLPNLKLIALTSTGTNIIDLVKAQELGIEVKNVAGYSTNAVAQHTLMLVLALLGNLPFYDFYCKSSQWCESLVFTHITEGCWELEGKKWGIIGLGNIGKRTATIAQALGAEVSYHSTSGNNLCSDFVHQSLEELLRNSDIISIHAPLNPQTYHLIDSSKLALCKDNAIIVNVGRGGIIDEEALAARMLTSHIKFGGDVLEKEPMQNNHPLLHPTLTHRLILTPHTAWAYQETRQRLMQRVYENIKNFLQSQ is encoded by the coding sequence ATGAAACTTGTTATTTTGGATTCTTTGACTTTGGGAAATGTGGATTTGGAATGTTTCAAGGATTTTGGAGAACTGAGCGTTTATGCACACACGGCTCCCGATGAGGTGATTGAGCGTTGTTTGGACGCACAAATCATCATCACCTGCAAAGTAAGCTTTGATGCCCACACACTCTCATCGCTTCCCAACCTCAAACTCATCGCCCTCACATCCACCGGGACAAATATCATTGATTTGGTCAAAGCCCAAGAGCTAGGCATCGAGGTGAAAAATGTCGCAGGATACAGCACCAACGCCGTTGCCCAGCACACCCTAATGCTTGTTTTGGCATTACTTGGGAATCTCCCATTTTATGACTTTTATTGCAAAAGCTCCCAATGGTGCGAATCTTTGGTTTTCACACATATCACGGAGGGGTGTTGGGAGCTAGAAGGCAAAAAATGGGGGATTATCGGATTGGGCAATATCGGCAAACGCACCGCAACCATCGCTCAAGCATTGGGAGCAGAGGTGAGCTACCACTCCACAAGTGGCAACAATCTCTGCTCTGATTTTGTCCATCAAAGCCTAGAGGAGCTTTTGAGGAATAGCGATATTATCAGCATACACGCTCCCCTCAATCCGCAAACATACCACCTCATCGATTCTTCCAAACTCGCACTATGCAAAGACAACGCAATCATTGTCAATGTGGGGCGTGGCGGGATTATCGATGAGGAGGCATTGGCTGCCCGTATGCTCACAAGTCATATCAAATTTGGAGGCGATGTGCTAGAAAAAGAACCAATGCAAAACAACCACCCATTGCTACACCCAACCCTGACACACCGACTGATACTCACACCACACACTGCGTGGGCATATCAAGAAACACGCCAAAGACTGATGCAACGCGTCTATGAAAACATCAAGAACTTCCTCCAATCTCAATAA
- a CDS encoding glycosyltransferase family protein, which produces MTKIAILCDSDPFTKPRPSRMIEMLEGHYDLYVFGKGVATGKEGIRIFSFPNSKSAAQRTAQEEEELRNLCRQREFAPLIFTPNRLVLQSRLMAVEGLEILIVEDITLLPFAVEYKERYGSCKIVIDLREFYPLEYENDRGWQESFGLFFEYLCGTYLPYVDWALSVSEGLIAKYKEVFGLECELFLSLPPLYDLHPQINSHLELVYHGLISPDRESENLLQIASLLNKGIYLNLMVLSNQDWFLQEFKKEAQKRSNVRILEPVKLEEIIPRTNAFDLGLITLQNNGFNNTNALPNKFFEYIQARLGVISTPLPCVRAMIEEYQIGVVSEDYAPLSVAKMVNALSGERVLDYKRRAHQVSATLSLKANQVKILSRIKALLEEGK; this is translated from the coding sequence ATGACAAAGATAGCGATTTTGTGTGATAGTGACCCTTTTACCAAGCCCCGCCCTTCGCGTATGATCGAGATGCTTGAGGGGCATTATGATTTGTATGTGTTTGGCAAGGGTGTTGCCACAGGCAAAGAGGGGATTAGGATCTTTTCGTTTCCAAATAGCAAAAGTGCGGCACAACGCACTGCCCAAGAGGAGGAGGAGCTAAGGAATCTGTGCAGACAACGAGAGTTTGCTCCATTGATTTTCACTCCCAATCGTCTTGTGTTGCAATCAAGGCTTATGGCAGTAGAGGGGCTAGAAATCTTGATCGTAGAAGACATCACGCTCCTACCTTTTGCAGTGGAATACAAAGAACGCTATGGATCTTGCAAGATTGTGATTGATTTGCGAGAGTTCTATCCTCTTGAATATGAGAATGATAGGGGGTGGCAAGAGAGTTTTGGACTTTTTTTTGAGTATCTGTGTGGGACTTATTTGCCCTATGTGGATTGGGCATTGAGCGTGAGTGAGGGGTTGATTGCAAAATACAAAGAAGTATTTGGTTTGGAATGTGAGCTGTTTTTGTCTTTGCCCCCTCTCTATGATCTCCACCCCCAAATCAACTCACATTTGGAGCTTGTGTATCACGGATTGATCAGCCCCGATCGCGAAAGTGAGAATCTATTGCAGATCGCATCTTTGCTCAACAAGGGGATTTATCTCAATTTGATGGTGCTTAGCAATCAAGATTGGTTTTTGCAAGAGTTCAAAAAAGAGGCACAAAAACGCAGCAATGTAAGGATTTTGGAGCCTGTGAAACTAGAAGAGATCATCCCTAGAACCAATGCTTTTGATTTGGGGTTGATCACCTTGCAAAACAATGGCTTCAACAATACCAATGCTTTGCCCAATAAGTTTTTTGAATACATCCAAGCACGATTGGGCGTGATCAGCACTCCATTGCCTTGTGTGCGTGCGATGATTGAGGAGTATCAGATCGGCGTGGTGAGCGAGGATTATGCTCCTTTGAGTGTTGCCAAAATGGTGAATGCTTTGAGTGGTGAGAGGGTTTTGGACTACAAACGACGGGCACATCAAGTGAGTGCGACATTGTCTCTCAAGGCAAATCAAGTGAAAATTTTGTCAAGAATCAAGGCTTTGCTAGAGGAGGGAAAATGA
- a CDS encoding pilus assembly FimT family protein, with protein sequence MCCRGSQREGFSLIELVVACAIVGVIWGMVPRGFDHSLMLAAKSLVLQIKMAQNLALNDHRNFTQAVFASKLKEQFPSIDIAGLLKEPQKNMWQVQFHTKGKYTQSSYSIYSDTPRVSATTHYDGRPMSGDFVAVELFSNQCLSGYNNTNVSDYCKNNTSAEVRLGEKYGVSSIALSGDAFCLGKEGERVYFDSFGVPYCGRKPQRLNQAFKIVLSKKNAKVAVCILPKSGYAFISHSLDCKGK encoded by the coding sequence ATGTGTTGTAGGGGGAGCCAAAGGGAGGGGTTTAGCCTCATAGAGTTGGTGGTTGCGTGTGCGATTGTTGGGGTGATTTGGGGAATGGTGCCTAGAGGCTTTGATCATTCGTTGATGTTGGCTGCCAAAAGCCTAGTGCTTCAAATCAAAATGGCACAAAACCTCGCACTCAATGATCATAGGAATTTCACTCAAGCAGTCTTTGCCTCCAAGCTCAAAGAGCAGTTCCCAAGCATTGACATTGCAGGGCTTTTGAAAGAGCCACAAAAAAATATGTGGCAAGTCCAGTTCCACACCAAAGGAAAATACACCCAAAGTAGCTACAGCATCTATAGTGACACGCCAAGAGTGTCTGCGACGACACACTATGATGGGCGTCCGATGAGCGGGGATTTTGTAGCTGTTGAGTTGTTTTCTAATCAATGCTTGAGTGGGTATAACAATACCAATGTGTCAGATTATTGCAAAAACAACACCAGTGCTGAAGTGCGTTTGGGTGAGAAGTATGGAGTTAGCTCGATCGCATTGAGCGGGGATGCTTTTTGTTTGGGCAAAGAGGGGGAGAGGGTTTATTTTGATTCGTTTGGGGTGCCTTATTGTGGCAGAAAACCACAAAGACTGAATCAAGCGTTTAAGATTGTTTTGAGCAAGAAAAATGCCAAGGTGGCGGTTTGCATTCTGCCAAAAAGTGGCTATGCTTTTATCTCCCACTCCCTAGATTGCAAAGGAAAATGA
- the dprA gene encoding DNA-processing protein DprA, with protein MSVCSFQGKIKQFEALENPPQQLFYRGDLTLLDKVKVAIVGTRKPNTYTQVQTQALAKLIAQSGGVVVSGGALGVDILAHQGAYPSTIMVAPTDLNHCYPATNKAWIASIYENALALSEYEANPRPQAYHFLERNRLVVALSDVVVIPQADLRSGSMRSAEIATELNKPLFVFPHRLKESEGTDQLVYEGKAQMIFDFAVWASGFLPCVPSEQEDEVLVFCSKMPTFQEALDRFGSKMYEYELEGKIGRKNGAFYVL; from the coding sequence ATGAGCGTTTGTAGTTTTCAAGGGAAAATCAAGCAGTTTGAGGCTTTGGAAAACCCTCCACAGCAATTGTTCTATCGAGGGGATCTCACACTGCTAGACAAAGTCAAAGTCGCGATTGTTGGCACACGCAAACCCAACACCTACACACAGGTGCAAACCCAAGCCCTAGCCAAACTCATCGCCCAATCTGGAGGGGTTGTCGTCAGTGGCGGGGCGTTGGGGGTAGATATTTTGGCACATCAGGGGGCTTATCCCTCTACGATTATGGTGGCTCCGACGGATTTGAATCACTGCTACCCTGCCACCAACAAAGCTTGGATCGCCTCAATATATGAGAATGCTTTGGCACTCAGTGAATATGAGGCAAACCCACGCCCACAGGCTTATCATTTTTTGGAACGCAATCGTTTGGTGGTGGCTTTGAGCGATGTGGTGGTGATCCCACAGGCAGATTTGCGGAGTGGCTCGATGCGGAGTGCTGAGATCGCCACAGAGCTCAACAAACCGCTTTTTGTGTTCCCTCATCGCCTCAAAGAGAGTGAGGGCACAGATCAGCTTGTCTATGAGGGCAAGGCTCAAATGATTTTTGATTTTGCTGTGTGGGCTTCAGGGTTTTTGCCTTGTGTGCCATCTGAGCAGGAGGATGAGGTGCTGGTGTTTTGCTCCAAAATGCCGACTTTTCAGGAGGCGTTGGATCGCTTCGGCTCCAAAATGTATGAGTATGAGCTAGAGGGCAAGATAGGACGCAAAAATGGAGCGTTTTATGTCCTCTAA
- the ruvX gene encoding Holliday junction resolvase RuvX, with protein sequence MILACDIGLKRIGLATCIDSLCLPLPPILRKNREQASEELSNLLRKREVAVLVVGMPDGENGEHAMKKRIEHFVSLLSFGGEIVYVDEGLSSKMAFESLGELSKKERGRKSKNGELDSLAAVIILERYLQQATKEGK encoded by the coding sequence ATCATTTTGGCTTGTGATATAGGGCTGAAACGCATAGGACTTGCGACTTGTATCGACTCGCTTTGTCTGCCTTTGCCACCGATTCTAAGAAAAAATCGAGAACAGGCTTCAGAGGAGCTATCAAACCTTTTGCGTAAGCGTGAGGTCGCGGTTTTGGTGGTGGGAATGCCTGATGGAGAAAATGGGGAGCACGCGATGAAAAAGCGTATCGAGCATTTTGTGTCTTTGCTGTCTTTTGGCGGGGAGATTGTGTATGTTGATGAGGGACTAAGCTCAAAGATGGCGTTTGAATCACTAGGAGAGTTGAGCAAAAAAGAGAGGGGGAGGAAAAGCAAAAATGGGGAGCTTGATAGCCTTGCGGCTGTGATTATTTTGGAGAGATATTTGCAACAAGCCACAAAAGAGGGAAAATGA